The following are from one region of the Strix uralensis isolate ZFMK-TIS-50842 chromosome 4, bStrUra1, whole genome shotgun sequence genome:
- the ARHGAP11A gene encoding rho GTPase-activating protein 11A isoform X3 — protein sequence MAEQRRRLVQLAVLEELRASYGIKVKSGSCLAAAKQPRAAAAEGKIFGISFHALPQSLVPDYGYIPSFLVDTCEYLEEHVHTEGLFRKSGSLVRLKALKSKLDQGENCLSAALPCDVAGLLKQFFRELPEPILPPHLQEGLLRAQQLGNEKKTATVLLSCLMANRTIEALRYFFNFLRTVSLRSSENRMDSSNLAVIFAPNLLHSNENEKMSASTEEKIRLQAAVVQTLIDHAAEIGQVPEFILEKIPAMLGVDAFQSTPSLWGHEDSENESPSEFLSSVTPVVLTPSTKRKLPTDCSQGLSSKKRRSFKHSFAFELLPSSIFNSSTPASVQFEASPCVSLESSQTSLSPSTVGENHMSGTGNRRSKRHASKKLYRAESGKTGCFSPKISRKEMVRRSLRLKFGLGKSNREMNMVSGCVVGNRSENIGRRLASQQGLESRTECAKRDLLFSPCINEKFPKKGSKNVSKSEENLLNPNKVVHRMSWNSPTVTYSQVISRNEGILPGHPNPEISSSESVLMFGEPPVVPDEFKSTTVSKQENSLELLLCEEESNSTAATLLKVKQAFSASGSNLHNLIGDTKSSFSDVAGETLNETLCLTGLSLEKDLLAEEVSENLTNTKSRELLQQFNQSYAIDKHQSKKDENKVLEKRNFKASIEIELQVAKPDMKNVTELPVPQVLAWKDKLTVQNSSSKDDLNKLDSFGRKEKIELTHSQTVENCMVKRCNLEEDTAKLSVAGQLPTLQLTKSLNEVDNQYLQAENCDKTLTKTLTVSDHGKVSDHIQWFNKLSLNDPSSASKTKPPLKFQRTPVRQSVRRINSLLEVNRQSVSSQLLKARDTGSPLVKSLSYDSALFSCTEKPSKNSVVLPLRSESTYDQVSVSHKQLDLTSKSCCRPLNPSDKPDVSVRTAGIHKHKATVHPSKSVLEDVSNHEMVKSSLKANVNINIPGAAPEKSTITRSASGRERVCYRGSPKNPISKVKLLPAAKPVDL from the exons ATGGCGGAGCAGAGGCGAAGGCTGGTGCAGCTGGCCGTGCTGGAGGAGCTCCGGGCTTCTTACGGGATTAAGGTGAAGAGCGGGAGCTGCCTGGCGGCGGCCAAGCAGCCGAGAGCGGCGGCCGCGGAG GGTAAAATCTTTGGAATATCTTTTCATGCGTTACCACAATCACTTGTGCCAGATTATGGTTATATTCCAAG CTTTCTTGTTGATACTTGTGAATATTTGGAAGAACATGTTCATACTGAGGGACTCTTCAGAAAGTCTGGATCTCTTGTTCGTTTAAAAGCTTTAAAG AGTAAACTGGATCAGGGTGAAAACTGCCTCTCAGCTGCGCTGCCATGTGATGTTGCAGGGCTTCTTAAACAGTTCTTTAGGGAGCTGCCAGAACCCATCCTTCCACCTCACCTGCAGGAAGGCCTTTTAAGAGCTCAGCAGCtgggaaatgagaagaaaactgCAACTGTGTTGCTGTCGTGTTTGATGGCCAACAGAACAATTGAAGCTTTGAGATACTTTTTCAACTTTCTGAGAACTGTCTCCCTAAG ATCCAGTGAAAACAGAATGGATAGCAGTAATCTGGCAGTGATTTTTGCTCCCAACCTCTTGCACTcgaatgaaaatgaaaagatgtcagccagtacagaagaaaaaattcGTTTGCAAGCCGCTGTTGTGCAAACACTTATTGACCATGCAGCAGAAATCG GACAAGTACCAGAGTTTATCTTGGAAAAGATTCCTGCAATGTTAGGTGTTGATGCCTTTCAATCTACtccctcactgtggggccacgaAGACAGTGAAAATGAATCACCCAGTGAAT TCCTTTCATCGGTGACTCCAGTGGTTCTTACTCCAAGTACCAAGCGTAAACTTCCAACTGATTGCTCTCAGGGCTTGTCCAGCAAGAAGAGAAGATCTTTTAAGCATAGTTTTGCTTTTGAGTTGTTACCAAGTAGCATTTTTAACAGCTCAACACCAGCATCAg ttcAGTTTGAAGCAAGTCCTTGTGTGTCTCTTGAGTCATCACAGACATCACTGTCTCCTTCAACTGTTGGTGAAAATCATATGTCTGGTACAGGGAACAGAAGAAGTAAAAGACACGCAAGCAAAAAATTATACAG GGCCGAATCAGGAAAGACTGGTTGTTTTTCTCCAAAGATTAGCCGAAAAGAAATGGTTCGTAGGTCATTACGCTTGAAGTTTGGTTTGGGGAAAAGCAACAGAGAAATG AATATGGTATCAGGATGTGTGGTTGGTAATAGATCTGAAAATATTGGAAGGCGTCTTGCAAGTCAACAAGGTCTGGAAAGCAGAACTGAATGTGCAAAGAGAGATTTACTCTTCAGCCCATGTATCAATGAAAAATTCCCTAAGAAAG GTTCAAAGAATGTGAGCAAGTCAGAAGAAAACTTGCTAAATCCCAATAAAGTAGTTCACCGAATGTCATGGAATAGTCCTACTGTTACATATTCTCAGGTGATCAGCAGGAATGAGGGAATTCTGCCAGGACACCCCAACCCAGAAATCAGTTCTTCAGAATCTGTTTTGATGTTTGGAGAGCCACCAGTTGTTCCAGATGAATTCAAATCCACAACTGTAAGCAAACAAGAGAACAGCTTAGAACTTTTGCTTTGTGAAGAGGAAAGTAATTCAACTGCAGCAACATTACTGAAAGTTAAACAAGCCTTCTCTGCATCTGGTAGTAATCTTCACAATTTGATAGGTGatacaaaatcttccttctcAGATGTAGCAGGTGAAACATTAAATGAAACTCTGTGTCTCACAGGGCTCAGTCTGGAGAAAGACTTGTTAGCTGAAGAAGTTTCTGAAAATCTAACAAATACAAAATCCAGAGAGCTGTTGCAGCAATTCAATCAGTCTTATGCAATTGATAAGCATCAatcaaaaaaagatgaaaataaagttttagagAAAAGGAACTTCAAAGCTTCTATTGAGATCGAACTTCAGGTCGCGAAACCAGATATGAAAAATGTAACAGAACTTCCTGTGCCTCAAGTACTGGCCTGGAAAGACAAGTTGACTGTTCAGAACAGTTCATCAAAAGATGACTTAAACAAATTAGATTCctttggaagaaaagagaaaatagaattaACACACTCACAAACAGTTGAAAACTGTATGGTAAAACGCTGTAATTTGGAAGAAGATACCGCTAAACTTTCTGTGGCAGGACAGCTTCCTACTTTGCAGTTGACTAAATCACTAAATGAAGTAGACAACCAATACTTGCAAGCTGAAAATTGTGATAAAACTTTAACTAAAACATTAACTGTTTCTGACCATGGCAAGGTTTCTGACCACATACAATGGTTCAACAAGCTTTCATTAAATGATCCAAGTTCTGCAAGCAAAACTAAACCTCCTCTTAAGTTTCAACGTACTCCTGTTAGACAGTCTGTAAGAAGAATTAATTCCTTATTGGAGGTTAACAGGCAATCTGTAAGCTCTCAGCTGCTTAAAGCAAGAGATACGGGTTCACCGCTTGTTAAATCTTTGAGCTACGATTCTGCACTATTCTCCTGCACAGAAAAGCCCTCAAAGAATTCTGTGGTTTTGCCACTCAGGAGTGAAAGTACATATGACCAAGTTTCTGTATCTCATAAGCAGCTAGACTTGACATCCAAATCATGTTGCAGGCCATTAAATCCATCAGACAAGCCTGATGTTTCTGTCAGAACTGCTGGGATCCACAAACACAAAGCAACTGTTCATCCATCAAAGTCTGTTCTAGAAGATGTAAGCAATCATGAAATGGTGAAATCCAGTTTAAAAGCTAATGTGAATATAAATATTCCAGGTGCTGCCCCAGAGAAATCTACAATCACAAGAAGTGCTTCAGGAAGAGAAAGAGTTTGTTATAGAGGCTCTCCAAAAAATCCAATATCTAAAGTGAAACTGCTACCAGCTGCAAAACCAGTAGACTTATAA
- the ARHGAP11A gene encoding rho GTPase-activating protein 11A isoform X1: protein MAEQRRRLVQLAVLEELRASYGIKVKSGSCLAAAKQPRAAAAEGKIFGISFHALPQSLVPDYGYIPSFLVDTCEYLEEHVHTEGLFRKSGSLVRLKALKSKLDQGENCLSAALPCDVAGLLKQFFRELPEPILPPHLQEGLLRAQQLGNEKKTATVLLSCLMANRTIEALRYFFNFLRTVSLRSSENRMDSSNLAVIFAPNLLHSNENEKMSASTEEKIRLQAAVVQTLIDHAAEIGQVPEFILEKIPAMLGVDAFQSTPSLWGHEDSENESPSECKKRRHRSVGDIVSGALNKFKSNRTPSTTPQQDRSVLSSVTPVVLTPSTKRKLPTDCSQGLSSKKRRSFKHSFAFELLPSSIFNSSTPASVQFEASPCVSLESSQTSLSPSTVGENHMSGTGNRRSKRHASKKLYRAESGKTGCFSPKISRKEMVRRSLRLKFGLGKSNREMNMVSGCVVGNRSENIGRRLASQQGLESRTECAKRDLLFSPCINEKFPKKGSKNVSKSEENLLNPNKVVHRMSWNSPTVTYSQVISRNEGILPGHPNPEISSSESVLMFGEPPVVPDEFKSTTVSKQENSLELLLCEEESNSTAATLLKVKQAFSASGSNLHNLIGDTKSSFSDVAGETLNETLCLTGLSLEKDLLAEEVSENLTNTKSRELLQQFNQSYAIDKHQSKKDENKVLEKRNFKASIEIELQVAKPDMKNVTELPVPQVLAWKDKLTVQNSSSKDDLNKLDSFGRKEKIELTHSQTVENCMVKRCNLEEDTAKLSVAGQLPTLQLTKSLNEVDNQYLQAENCDKTLTKTLTVSDHGKVSDHIQWFNKLSLNDPSSASKTKPPLKFQRTPVRQSVRRINSLLEVNRQSVSSQLLKARDTGSPLVKSLSYDSALFSCTEKPSKNSVVLPLRSESTYDQVSVSHKQLDLTSKSCCRPLNPSDKPDVSVRTAGIHKHKATVHPSKSVLEDVSNHEMVKSSLKANVNINIPGAAPEKSTITRSASGRERVCYRGSPKNPISKVKLLPAAKPVDL, encoded by the exons ATGGCGGAGCAGAGGCGAAGGCTGGTGCAGCTGGCCGTGCTGGAGGAGCTCCGGGCTTCTTACGGGATTAAGGTGAAGAGCGGGAGCTGCCTGGCGGCGGCCAAGCAGCCGAGAGCGGCGGCCGCGGAG GGTAAAATCTTTGGAATATCTTTTCATGCGTTACCACAATCACTTGTGCCAGATTATGGTTATATTCCAAG CTTTCTTGTTGATACTTGTGAATATTTGGAAGAACATGTTCATACTGAGGGACTCTTCAGAAAGTCTGGATCTCTTGTTCGTTTAAAAGCTTTAAAG AGTAAACTGGATCAGGGTGAAAACTGCCTCTCAGCTGCGCTGCCATGTGATGTTGCAGGGCTTCTTAAACAGTTCTTTAGGGAGCTGCCAGAACCCATCCTTCCACCTCACCTGCAGGAAGGCCTTTTAAGAGCTCAGCAGCtgggaaatgagaagaaaactgCAACTGTGTTGCTGTCGTGTTTGATGGCCAACAGAACAATTGAAGCTTTGAGATACTTTTTCAACTTTCTGAGAACTGTCTCCCTAAG ATCCAGTGAAAACAGAATGGATAGCAGTAATCTGGCAGTGATTTTTGCTCCCAACCTCTTGCACTcgaatgaaaatgaaaagatgtcagccagtacagaagaaaaaattcGTTTGCAAGCCGCTGTTGTGCAAACACTTATTGACCATGCAGCAGAAATCG GACAAGTACCAGAGTTTATCTTGGAAAAGATTCCTGCAATGTTAGGTGTTGATGCCTTTCAATCTACtccctcactgtggggccacgaAGACAGTGAAAATGAATCACCCAGTGAATGTAAGAAGAGGAGACACCGAAGTGTTGGGG ATATTGTTAGTGGAGCACTGAATAAATTTAAATCTAACAGAACACCCTCCACTACACCTCAACAAGATAGAAGTG TCCTTTCATCGGTGACTCCAGTGGTTCTTACTCCAAGTACCAAGCGTAAACTTCCAACTGATTGCTCTCAGGGCTTGTCCAGCAAGAAGAGAAGATCTTTTAAGCATAGTTTTGCTTTTGAGTTGTTACCAAGTAGCATTTTTAACAGCTCAACACCAGCATCAg ttcAGTTTGAAGCAAGTCCTTGTGTGTCTCTTGAGTCATCACAGACATCACTGTCTCCTTCAACTGTTGGTGAAAATCATATGTCTGGTACAGGGAACAGAAGAAGTAAAAGACACGCAAGCAAAAAATTATACAG GGCCGAATCAGGAAAGACTGGTTGTTTTTCTCCAAAGATTAGCCGAAAAGAAATGGTTCGTAGGTCATTACGCTTGAAGTTTGGTTTGGGGAAAAGCAACAGAGAAATG AATATGGTATCAGGATGTGTGGTTGGTAATAGATCTGAAAATATTGGAAGGCGTCTTGCAAGTCAACAAGGTCTGGAAAGCAGAACTGAATGTGCAAAGAGAGATTTACTCTTCAGCCCATGTATCAATGAAAAATTCCCTAAGAAAG GTTCAAAGAATGTGAGCAAGTCAGAAGAAAACTTGCTAAATCCCAATAAAGTAGTTCACCGAATGTCATGGAATAGTCCTACTGTTACATATTCTCAGGTGATCAGCAGGAATGAGGGAATTCTGCCAGGACACCCCAACCCAGAAATCAGTTCTTCAGAATCTGTTTTGATGTTTGGAGAGCCACCAGTTGTTCCAGATGAATTCAAATCCACAACTGTAAGCAAACAAGAGAACAGCTTAGAACTTTTGCTTTGTGAAGAGGAAAGTAATTCAACTGCAGCAACATTACTGAAAGTTAAACAAGCCTTCTCTGCATCTGGTAGTAATCTTCACAATTTGATAGGTGatacaaaatcttccttctcAGATGTAGCAGGTGAAACATTAAATGAAACTCTGTGTCTCACAGGGCTCAGTCTGGAGAAAGACTTGTTAGCTGAAGAAGTTTCTGAAAATCTAACAAATACAAAATCCAGAGAGCTGTTGCAGCAATTCAATCAGTCTTATGCAATTGATAAGCATCAatcaaaaaaagatgaaaataaagttttagagAAAAGGAACTTCAAAGCTTCTATTGAGATCGAACTTCAGGTCGCGAAACCAGATATGAAAAATGTAACAGAACTTCCTGTGCCTCAAGTACTGGCCTGGAAAGACAAGTTGACTGTTCAGAACAGTTCATCAAAAGATGACTTAAACAAATTAGATTCctttggaagaaaagagaaaatagaattaACACACTCACAAACAGTTGAAAACTGTATGGTAAAACGCTGTAATTTGGAAGAAGATACCGCTAAACTTTCTGTGGCAGGACAGCTTCCTACTTTGCAGTTGACTAAATCACTAAATGAAGTAGACAACCAATACTTGCAAGCTGAAAATTGTGATAAAACTTTAACTAAAACATTAACTGTTTCTGACCATGGCAAGGTTTCTGACCACATACAATGGTTCAACAAGCTTTCATTAAATGATCCAAGTTCTGCAAGCAAAACTAAACCTCCTCTTAAGTTTCAACGTACTCCTGTTAGACAGTCTGTAAGAAGAATTAATTCCTTATTGGAGGTTAACAGGCAATCTGTAAGCTCTCAGCTGCTTAAAGCAAGAGATACGGGTTCACCGCTTGTTAAATCTTTGAGCTACGATTCTGCACTATTCTCCTGCACAGAAAAGCCCTCAAAGAATTCTGTGGTTTTGCCACTCAGGAGTGAAAGTACATATGACCAAGTTTCTGTATCTCATAAGCAGCTAGACTTGACATCCAAATCATGTTGCAGGCCATTAAATCCATCAGACAAGCCTGATGTTTCTGTCAGAACTGCTGGGATCCACAAACACAAAGCAACTGTTCATCCATCAAAGTCTGTTCTAGAAGATGTAAGCAATCATGAAATGGTGAAATCCAGTTTAAAAGCTAATGTGAATATAAATATTCCAGGTGCTGCCCCAGAGAAATCTACAATCACAAGAAGTGCTTCAGGAAGAGAAAGAGTTTGTTATAGAGGCTCTCCAAAAAATCCAATATCTAAAGTGAAACTGCTACCAGCTGCAAAACCAGTAGACTTATAA
- the ARHGAP11A gene encoding rho GTPase-activating protein 11A isoform X4: MANRTIEALRYFFNFLRTVSLRSSENRMDSSNLAVIFAPNLLHSNENEKMSASTEEKIRLQAAVVQTLIDHAAEIGQVPEFILEKIPAMLGVDAFQSTPSLWGHEDSENESPSECKKRRHRSVGDIVSGALNKFKSNRTPSTTPQQDRSVLSSVTPVVLTPSTKRKLPTDCSQGLSSKKRRSFKHSFAFELLPSSIFNSSTPASVQFEASPCVSLESSQTSLSPSTVGENHMSGTGNRRSKRHASKKLYRAESGKTGCFSPKISRKEMVRRSLRLKFGLGKSNREMNMVSGCVVGNRSENIGRRLASQQGLESRTECAKRDLLFSPCINEKFPKKGSKNVSKSEENLLNPNKVVHRMSWNSPTVTYSQVISRNEGILPGHPNPEISSSESVLMFGEPPVVPDEFKSTTVSKQENSLELLLCEEESNSTAATLLKVKQAFSASGSNLHNLIGDTKSSFSDVAGETLNETLCLTGLSLEKDLLAEEVSENLTNTKSRELLQQFNQSYAIDKHQSKKDENKVLEKRNFKASIEIELQVAKPDMKNVTELPVPQVLAWKDKLTVQNSSSKDDLNKLDSFGRKEKIELTHSQTVENCMVKRCNLEEDTAKLSVAGQLPTLQLTKSLNEVDNQYLQAENCDKTLTKTLTVSDHGKVSDHIQWFNKLSLNDPSSASKTKPPLKFQRTPVRQSVRRINSLLEVNRQSVSSQLLKARDTGSPLVKSLSYDSALFSCTEKPSKNSVVLPLRSESTYDQVSVSHKQLDLTSKSCCRPLNPSDKPDVSVRTAGIHKHKATVHPSKSVLEDVSNHEMVKSSLKANVNINIPGAAPEKSTITRSASGRERVCYRGSPKNPISKVKLLPAAKPVDL, encoded by the exons ATGGCCAACAGAACAATTGAAGCTTTGAGATACTTTTTCAACTTTCTGAGAACTGTCTCCCTAAG ATCCAGTGAAAACAGAATGGATAGCAGTAATCTGGCAGTGATTTTTGCTCCCAACCTCTTGCACTcgaatgaaaatgaaaagatgtcagccagtacagaagaaaaaattcGTTTGCAAGCCGCTGTTGTGCAAACACTTATTGACCATGCAGCAGAAATCG GACAAGTACCAGAGTTTATCTTGGAAAAGATTCCTGCAATGTTAGGTGTTGATGCCTTTCAATCTACtccctcactgtggggccacgaAGACAGTGAAAATGAATCACCCAGTGAATGTAAGAAGAGGAGACACCGAAGTGTTGGGG ATATTGTTAGTGGAGCACTGAATAAATTTAAATCTAACAGAACACCCTCCACTACACCTCAACAAGATAGAAGTG TCCTTTCATCGGTGACTCCAGTGGTTCTTACTCCAAGTACCAAGCGTAAACTTCCAACTGATTGCTCTCAGGGCTTGTCCAGCAAGAAGAGAAGATCTTTTAAGCATAGTTTTGCTTTTGAGTTGTTACCAAGTAGCATTTTTAACAGCTCAACACCAGCATCAg ttcAGTTTGAAGCAAGTCCTTGTGTGTCTCTTGAGTCATCACAGACATCACTGTCTCCTTCAACTGTTGGTGAAAATCATATGTCTGGTACAGGGAACAGAAGAAGTAAAAGACACGCAAGCAAAAAATTATACAG GGCCGAATCAGGAAAGACTGGTTGTTTTTCTCCAAAGATTAGCCGAAAAGAAATGGTTCGTAGGTCATTACGCTTGAAGTTTGGTTTGGGGAAAAGCAACAGAGAAATG AATATGGTATCAGGATGTGTGGTTGGTAATAGATCTGAAAATATTGGAAGGCGTCTTGCAAGTCAACAAGGTCTGGAAAGCAGAACTGAATGTGCAAAGAGAGATTTACTCTTCAGCCCATGTATCAATGAAAAATTCCCTAAGAAAG GTTCAAAGAATGTGAGCAAGTCAGAAGAAAACTTGCTAAATCCCAATAAAGTAGTTCACCGAATGTCATGGAATAGTCCTACTGTTACATATTCTCAGGTGATCAGCAGGAATGAGGGAATTCTGCCAGGACACCCCAACCCAGAAATCAGTTCTTCAGAATCTGTTTTGATGTTTGGAGAGCCACCAGTTGTTCCAGATGAATTCAAATCCACAACTGTAAGCAAACAAGAGAACAGCTTAGAACTTTTGCTTTGTGAAGAGGAAAGTAATTCAACTGCAGCAACATTACTGAAAGTTAAACAAGCCTTCTCTGCATCTGGTAGTAATCTTCACAATTTGATAGGTGatacaaaatcttccttctcAGATGTAGCAGGTGAAACATTAAATGAAACTCTGTGTCTCACAGGGCTCAGTCTGGAGAAAGACTTGTTAGCTGAAGAAGTTTCTGAAAATCTAACAAATACAAAATCCAGAGAGCTGTTGCAGCAATTCAATCAGTCTTATGCAATTGATAAGCATCAatcaaaaaaagatgaaaataaagttttagagAAAAGGAACTTCAAAGCTTCTATTGAGATCGAACTTCAGGTCGCGAAACCAGATATGAAAAATGTAACAGAACTTCCTGTGCCTCAAGTACTGGCCTGGAAAGACAAGTTGACTGTTCAGAACAGTTCATCAAAAGATGACTTAAACAAATTAGATTCctttggaagaaaagagaaaatagaattaACACACTCACAAACAGTTGAAAACTGTATGGTAAAACGCTGTAATTTGGAAGAAGATACCGCTAAACTTTCTGTGGCAGGACAGCTTCCTACTTTGCAGTTGACTAAATCACTAAATGAAGTAGACAACCAATACTTGCAAGCTGAAAATTGTGATAAAACTTTAACTAAAACATTAACTGTTTCTGACCATGGCAAGGTTTCTGACCACATACAATGGTTCAACAAGCTTTCATTAAATGATCCAAGTTCTGCAAGCAAAACTAAACCTCCTCTTAAGTTTCAACGTACTCCTGTTAGACAGTCTGTAAGAAGAATTAATTCCTTATTGGAGGTTAACAGGCAATCTGTAAGCTCTCAGCTGCTTAAAGCAAGAGATACGGGTTCACCGCTTGTTAAATCTTTGAGCTACGATTCTGCACTATTCTCCTGCACAGAAAAGCCCTCAAAGAATTCTGTGGTTTTGCCACTCAGGAGTGAAAGTACATATGACCAAGTTTCTGTATCTCATAAGCAGCTAGACTTGACATCCAAATCATGTTGCAGGCCATTAAATCCATCAGACAAGCCTGATGTTTCTGTCAGAACTGCTGGGATCCACAAACACAAAGCAACTGTTCATCCATCAAAGTCTGTTCTAGAAGATGTAAGCAATCATGAAATGGTGAAATCCAGTTTAAAAGCTAATGTGAATATAAATATTCCAGGTGCTGCCCCAGAGAAATCTACAATCACAAGAAGTGCTTCAGGAAGAGAAAGAGTTTGTTATAGAGGCTCTCCAAAAAATCCAATATCTAAAGTGAAACTGCTACCAGCTGCAAAACCAGTAGACTTATAA